Proteins from one Cryptomeria japonica chromosome 4, Sugi_1.0, whole genome shotgun sequence genomic window:
- the LOC131071721 gene encoding acidic endochitinase, giving the protein MNKMNLRATAIAFVLSTCIVWRASAAGSIAIYWGQNGNEASLTQTCATGNFKYVILAFLPVFGNGRTPQLNLAGHCDPSSGGCIKLSSEIKSCQQRNIKVFLSLGGGAGSYSIASVQDAQNVANYLWNNFLDGSSSSRPLGDAVLDGIDFDIEATTEHWDDLARAVSALSSRGGKKVFLSAAPQCPYPDASLGNALQTGLFDYIWIQFYNNPPCQYANGGASLISSWNRWISSIPKTTSFFLGLPASSSAAGSGFIPAATLKSNVLPQLNKSSKYAGVMLWSKFYDEQTQYSSSIKDSV; this is encoded by the coding sequence ATGAATAAGATGAATTTGAGAGCCACGGCAATTGCCTTTGTTCTGTCCACCTGTATCGTATGGAGGGCCTCTGCAGCGGGGAGCATAGCCATATACTGGGGCCAAAACGGCAATGAAGCCTCTCTTACCCAAACCTGCGCCACCGGGAACTTCAAATACGTCATTCTCGCGTTTCTCCCCGTCTTTGGAAATGGCCGCACACCGCAGCTCAATCTGGCGGGCCACTGTGACCCTTCCTCTGGGGGTTGCATAAAGCTGAGCAGCGAAATAAAGTCATGCCAGCAGAGAAACATAAAGGTGTTTCTGTCCTTGGGAGGAGGCGCTGGAAGCTATTCCATTGCCTCTGTTCAAGATGCACAGAACGTAGCGAACTATCTGTGGAACAATTTCCTGGACGGGAGTTCTTCGTCACGGCCTCTGGGCGATGCTGTTTTAGACGGGATCGACTTCGACATCGAGGCAACGACTGAGCACTGGGACGATCTGGCCAGAGCGGTGTCTGCGCTTTCCTCTCGCGGCGGCAAAAAGGTGTTCCTCAGCGCTGCCCCGCAGTGCCCTTATCCCGACGCCTCTCTTGGAAATGCCCTGCAGACTGGGCTTTTTGACTATATTTGGATTCAGTTCTACAATAACCCACCTTGCCAATACGCCAACGGAGGGGCTTCTCTGATTAGCTCGTGGAACCGGTGGATCAGTTCTATACCCAAAACGACGAGTTTCTTTCTGGGGCTTCCGGCTTCTAGCAGCGCTGCAGGTAGTGGCTTCATTCCCGCCGCCACGCTGAAGTCAAATGTGCTGCCTCAGCTGAACAAGTCTTCGAAATATGCGGGAGTGATGCTGTGGTCCAAGTTCTATGATGAGCAGACTCAATATAGCTCATCTATTAAAGATTCTGTCTGA